AAagtagtaataaaaataaatctattaaatatgaaaaattttcTGTAAAAGTATTACCAGATTGGGGGAATGGTCATTCTATAGAAGATGATAATAAGAATCCAGATTTGATAGATGAAGAATTTCAAGAAGATGATGATTCAGATGATGAAGATAATGATCATACTAATACCACTGTAGAAAGAGGTTCTATATGTGAAATTGGTGGTGATAAATTTATAtctgaaaaattattatgttttccttcaatatataatgataatcAAATTAGAATGAGCTTTTTAAAAGATGCAGAATACAATAGATTATCtatagtaaataataaaCTTATAACTAAAAGTGGTTACGaattaattgaaaaaattaaaacacatttaaaaaatgtttcaaatattaatttggatgtaaaaaatattttatattatatttatgtgaAAACAACAAAttgtaatttaaaaaaaacactTTTATTAAGTATGGGtttagaaaatgataaagataaaaatgaaaaaaatgataaatatagcatacataatatatttggtGGTGGAAATAATGATagtgaaaaaaatttattaggaaaaaatatttttgattaTACAGATGAAGAAATTGATCAACATAACAAATTTTTAACTAATGAACAATCATATAATGtacatgaaaataataattttttaatttggaAACATACAAATgaagaatatataaaaataaattatgaagaATGTAATCGTATATTAATTAGTGAAGGAGAACTTTATAATTGTTTTGGTAATTTAGAAAATGTTTATGAAATAAAAGTAtctaaagaaaatattatagataaattaaaaaaaaaaaaaataaaaaatataagttcTATAAATACGTATACAGcttattattatgataaaataaattatttagtaatattacaagattataaattatattcattttttaaattagaTAATGTATTAGATTTTGTTCTTTTTATTGGTATGAATAATcatatacaattttattatatatcaaataataataataatgataaaatactAAATATATATCGTTGTACAGCACATCACCTTGTTAGATGTGAATGTATATCTACTATaccaaatgaaaataaagataatgaatatgaaaatcatatttatatatcaaCATCACAAAATAGAGATTCAAGAGCTGTATATGTTAGTACtcgaaataaaatatggtcAATAAAAATAGATGATTTGTCTCGTTATGGGGATAGTagtaaatatgtatatacaagAAAAGTTATTGATTTAGTCGAAAATTCAAGTAAAGATTATTTTGGAAATATAGCGTGTTATACTATTAGAACTAGACAATTTGCAAGTCTTTTTAcacaatattttaatttgaaACATCGAAATGATGAAACAGTAGGATGTTCATATTTGAAACATTTTAACGATCATGGAAATATACTTTTAGTATCTTTTGTTGAAAATGTAAATTTTGTCCAGCGTACTTATCATATagtaagaaataaaaattatgtccTTTCTACTGGGGATATTATTttagatataaaaataaatggttTTAATGATTTAATCCTTATTATTGCATTTATTGTTTGtataattgtaataatatGTAATGTATTTAGACACCTTTTCCCCAAGTAAGTATCATCGAAAATTTATGTGAATCTTATGCACGTGTCGTCATGGGTCTCTTTGATTCGTTTTTTCCACATTCATTCGTTTTTTCCACATTCATTCGTTTTTTCCACATTCATTCGTTTTTTCCACATTCATTCGTTTTTTCCACATTCATTCGTTTTTTCCACATTCATTCGTTTTTTCCACATTCATTCGTTTTTTCCACATTCATTCGTTTTTTCCACATTCATTCGTTTTTTCCACATTCATTCGTTTTTTCCACATTCATTCGTTTTTTCCACATTCATTCGTTTTTTCCACATTCATTCGTTTTTTCCACATTCATTCGTTTTTTCCACATTCATTCGTTTTTTCCACATTCATTCGTTTTTTCCACATTCATTCGTTTTTTCCACATTCATTCGTTTTTTCCACATTCATTCGTTTTTTCCACATTCATTCGTTTTTTCCACATTCATTCGTTTTTTCCACATTCATTCGTTTTTTCCACATTCATTCgttttttccatattttgtTCACTTCATTTTCACTTCATTTTCCCTTCCCTTTTAGCAAGTACAAGATACACAAAATGGAACATGATTTCTTTTCCAATTCGAAAAATAGTTGCCCATCCACAGTAGgtgaataatttttttcacacaattttctttttttagtATTTTGTCAAGGAAGTTTGTACTTtcaaaaaaacatttttacattttttggaGAAAACTAATCCAAGCATATTCTTGTATGTATAAATAAGATGGGTACTAGTCAAATTGcacatatgtatgtatatattaatgaattttttattttttattttaaaccTTATAAGAATAAGCATACATATAGTTGAATATGTAAAGACATAGAAtagcaaatatatataaaatgctCATGTCTTGCATATTTATGATTTGtgcaattttattatttaaaaagaaataaaataaataaaggtaatgaaatattattttttagtattattatgtatgaAAATGGggaatttttatattattttttcttttatttatattatgtcattgtttatttattttatggatatatattattccgtctttcgatttttttcatttttctgtCATTATTCACAACAATATCCTCACATTATgtgcataatatatatatgtatatatttgtgtataTATGTTCTAATGTGTaagcattattttttttctttgagATACTTTTATTAgaaatatgtttttaaattatactTGATTTAcattaataatgaaatatataaaatttgataaaatcaaaaacaaaaattatactaatgtgaaatgtaattatatagtttttttttgtgctATTTTTCACATGTCTCActatatggaaaaaaattggcataaataaaatcatatattaaacaaaatattgtAGCAAACAATCTGAACATGTTAATGTAAAAAAgggacaaaaaaaaaaaaaaaaacatatttatattaccaAAACAgccataatatttttattgtaatTGATATAATGTTTAGTAGCAATATTTGTTATTCATTGTTCCTTTTTGTTAGTTCAATTCTATAATGATGAAATTAGCTAAAGTTGAATATTgtaatttatgttttttttcaaaaaatggCCTTTTCTTATTATATGTtgttgataataaaatatttttaatggaAATTGAAAATTTGAACATAAACAAGATTTATGTAACTAGTTACAAAATTGATTATATAGAGTTCTCAAATGACaatgttcattttttagtTTTAATGAAAGATAAAGGATGTATTGTTGTCTACTCATTTTATGATGATgatgttatttataaaattgaagATTATTTCCAAAAGTATACACactctttttttattaacaaatataactatatatgtgttttaaaatatgaacaagtaataaaaaaaaaacattatatattcatgtgcatattatattatgtatgtgcatataatattatgCATGTGCATATGATATTATGTATGTGTGTGATTTTTCGAGAACAAtttcttcatatttttaaaatatctgATAATTATGGTTTAATAGTTTTGGGTAGTGGTATTTGGTTGGTCTTATTTGTGCTGAACCATTTTTCGGTTatgcataaataaatatatgtctatacaaatatgaatatatttttaatatgcacataaaaaaaatgtaaatggttattttttttatgtacagAAATATATAAGCATATATGACGGAAATAAGGAAGAAATGTGCTTACTAAATATTAAAGATgcaaaattgaaaaaaaaaaactattgTTTAAATGATGATGAAACTATATTTGCATGCATAActgaaaataataagaaaaataaaatttgtttgATATCATTTCCcaattgtatatttataaacacTATACAATGTATTAATTACGAGCctaattgtatttttttttccaaaacggataatattataattcataGTGAAAAAGCTAAATTACTGCACATGTATAAAATAGATGGGGAATTATTATATGTCTATAGTTATTTATCGCAATTACCATGTAAACAAATTTAAGAAAATAAGTGCATACAtgtatgtatttatttatgtatttatgtatttatttattgcGGATTCGTAAATGGATATGAACTTATCATGAGACACAACCATGTTTATTTTAGTGCAacatttttgatatatatacatatctaattgtttattaacataatatttgtgtgaaattaaaacaatcccattatattttctttgtcttaaaaaaatagGCATAAACGTATTGTCGAAAAGTAGCCATAAGAATTTTTTGTTTCTTGGAATGGAAAATGAACAAGTAAGGAAAAGGGGAAAACAAATGAAGCCAATAAATTAGAGCCAATAAAAAATAGCCAATAAAATATAGGCAATATATAGGCATGAGATTATCTTCTTTTTTAGGTCAAAGTTTTAAGTTCcgaaaatttaaaagaagtaaaaaatttattattagaGGATACAGTTACCATGGATG
Above is a window of Plasmodium yoelii strain 17X genome assembly, chromosome: 9 DNA encoding:
- a CDS encoding WD repeat-containing protein WRAP73, putative, whose amino-acid sequence is MMKLAKVEYCNLCFFSKNGLFLLYVVDNKIFLMEIENLNINKIYVTSYKIDYIEFSNDNVHFLVLMKDKGCIVVYSFYDDDVIYKIEDYFQKYTHSFFINKYNYICVLKYEQKYISIYDGNKEEMCLLNIKDAKLKKKNYCLNDDETIFACITENNKKNKICLISFPNCIFINTIQCINYEPNCIFFSKTDNIIIHSEKAKLLHMYKIDGELLYVYSYLSQLPCINVLSKSSHKNFLFLGMENEQVKVLSSENLKEVKNLLLEDTVTMDEKLKIYKENISKKNIPNFVLSNTNYDKEGDDNFSFYTNISEGIHGEYKLKSETTKINDTTKNIKTDMTTKIGISFLCVSICGCYLAIVSENYNNVVRIYYSENFSCIVILQHQKKIMNIRWDSILYKPRLLITTNTPYLFVWMPNDSTVIQMPNGFICKEAQMNFDGTALLAKSQTQLALFHNKRKS